CATCCGCGTCATGCAGGTGCGCGGCGCGCCGCTGATCGGTGCCACGGCCGCCTACGGCGTCGCCCTGGCGATGCGGGCAGACTCCTCCGACGAAGCCCTGCACAACGCCTGCTCCGCGCTGCTGCAAACCCGTCCCACCGCCGTGAACCTGCACTGGGCGCTCGACCGCGCCCGCAAGAGCCTGATCCAGGTGGAACCGGCGCTGCGGGCTGTGGCCGCCTTCACGCTCGCCAACGAGATCTGCGACGAGGACATCGGCATCAACATGGCCATCGGCATGCACGGCATGGAACTGATCGCCGCGATTTCCGAGACCAAGCGCAAGGGTGAACCGGTCAACATCCTGACCCATTGCAACGCCGGCTGGCTCGCAACCGTCGACTGGGGAACGGCGACAGCGCCGATCTACATGTCCCACGATGGCGGCATACCGGTTCATGTCTGGGTGGATGAAACCCGGCCCCGGAACCAGGGCGCCTTCCTGACAGCCTGGGAACTCGGCCACCACGGTGTGCCGCACACGGTTATCGTCGACAATGCCGGCGGGCACCTGATGCAGCATGGCCAGGTGGACATGGTGATCACCGGAACCGACCGGACGACGGCAAGCGGCGATGTCTGCAACAAGATCGGCACATATCTGAAAGCCTTGGCCGCCAGGGACAATGATGTGCCCTTCTATGTCGCCCTGCCCTCGCCGACGATCGACTTTGCCCTGTCCGACGGTGTCCGGGAAATCCCGATCGAGGAACGGGCAGGCACGGAGGTCAGCAAGATGACCGGACGGACCGATCGCGGCGACATCCAAACGATCAACATCGTCGCCGAGGGGTCAGACGTCGGAAATCCGGCCTTCGACGTCACCCCGGCCCGGCTGGTCACCGGGCTGATCACCGAACGCGGCGTTCTGAAACCGAACCGCCGGGCGATTGCCGAGGCCTTTCCAGAGCGTGTCAAGATGAGCGCCTGAAGCCGCATTCCGCGCGATTTTTTGCACCGGCATCATCCCGGCCAGGCGCAGCACAAACCGGGATCAGAGCTGCGGATACCTGGCGGACTGGGCCATACCCGTACCAGCGCACCCGGGCTCCCCGGCCCCGGGGTCTCACGCTGTTCGCCCGGAGTGAAGATGGAGAGTGTTGATACGCACCCTAACCCACGTCATTCCGGACAAGTGAGGCGCAGCCGAATGCTGATCCAGAACCTGTACCCGGCTTGAACGGGTAACCAGATATGAGCGTGAGCGCAACGAACCCAAGTCGTAACTGCACTGGTGCAGGCCACGCCTTCAGCGCGAATTCCCGCACCAAGGGTCATCCCCGACTTGATCGGGGATGACGCCGGAAGTTTGCTCCGACTTTTGGAATTCGATCTTGTCCGTCCTCATCCAGGGAAAGCGCTAAGCGCTTTGTCGAAGGATGGGTAGTTTCGCCTCGGACATTTCGCCCTACCCCTTGATCACCGGCACATGCGGGGCCGTGTCATGCGGATAGAGCCCGAGCAGCCGCGGGTCGTCGTCGATCTCGATGGACCGCTTGTAGGGCTTGAAGCCGCAGGACGTGTAGAACTTCATCGCCTGCGGGCTGTCTCCCGTGCAGGTGTGCAGCCACAGGCGCCTGGTTTCGGGCCGTGACCAGGCGATGTCCACGGCCTGCGCCATCAGCCAGCGACCGAGACCGCCGCCGATTGCCCCCGGGACGAGACCGAAATAGGAAAGCTCCGGTTCCTCAGGATTGCCGAATTCCAGTTCGAGCGTTCCGATCGGCGTGCCGCCCTGCATCGGCAGATAGTTTTCACGTGCCGGATCGGCCAGCATCTGCCGGAGTTCCTCGTCACCATGGGTCAGCCTGCCAAACCAGATCCAGTCTTCGCCCACCTGCCGGAAGAGCTGCCTGTAGGCGGTGAGGTTCGGTTCGTGCCACCGGACCAGTTCGACATCGTCCCGCGCCGGCGCGAGCGGTTTGGCCGGTGCCTCCAGCATTTCCAGAAAGGTGACGACAAAGGCGATCTTGCCGTCGGGCACGTCCGTGTATCCGGTCAGATTGAGCGTTTGGTCAGGCATGGGAAGATCCTGGATCAAGGAATAAAAAGCACCTGCCGGGCATATCAGCTGGTCCCGTATTGACCAAGAGCGGCGGTTGCGGTTTGCACGTCTTTAACGCTTCATTAACCACGTCCTGAGAGATTGAAACCGTATCCAGGAAAGATGCGCTCATGCCCAAGGTCGGGAATTACGTCCAGAGAGACTATCACAGCCGGTACCGGTCTCAGGGGAAATCCACCTGGTCCGACTACAATCAGGCATGGTCCAAGCGGCGTGAGGCCTCCGCACAGAAGATGCAGGAATTGCGCGCCCTCGCCAGCAACTTCAATATCATCGGCACCCAGGCCGCACAGGCCAACACGGCTTTCGTGTTCCAGAACAGGAACCAGGCGGGCCCATACGCCAATGCGACCGCCGTCGCGGCGCGCGTGAACGTGCTGGTCTAGCGAAAACGGCATCATCCACAGCAAGCTGTCCCACGAACGTGGGATGGGCGCAAAGTGCGCTATTCAGACAAGAGCGTTCAATCAGAATTCCAGCTAAAATTGCAGTTTCATTTCGCTTCAATTAAACTTTGGAGATGACCGCTTTCCGGATCTTTTTGGCCTCGTTTGCCGCCATGGTGCTGGCGCTCTTCCTGGCGAACATATTGCCCGAACCTCACCATCACCTGGCCGGAGCTCTCATTTTGCCGCTGTTCGCGATCATGGTGCTCTCGCTCATCGTCGTCCGAAAACGGCAGGGCAAGGATCGCGCCGGAAAACCGGACTACAACAGGACTTACCGGGATGGCACGAACGTCGGAAATCAGGCGGAAGGCGCCGGCCACGACGCTGGCTGACAGCACTCACCTGACCGGTCTAGATCGACCCGACCGTCTTCAGCTTGATGCGCGGGTGAACCTCTGCCTGGCTCATGATTGTCGTATGAGCGCGGAAGCGTTCAACGATGGATCGAACGAACGGCCGTGTCTGGGGCGATGTCAGGAGCACGGGTACCTCGCCCTGCTGGGCGGCCTCCTCGAAGGCATCACGGACCTTGCCGACGAATTCCTGCAGCTTGCTCGGCTGCATCGCCAGCTGACGGTCGTCCCCCTCCCCGACAATCGACTCCAGGAACGCCTGCTCCCATTGCGGTGACAGCGCGATCAGCGGCAGGTAGCCGCCTGGAGACAGGTTCGAGGCGCAAATCTGGCGGCCGAGCCGTGACCGCACATGCTCCGCGATCGTGTCGGTGTTCCGTGTCATGCCGGTTGCCTCGGAGACGCCTTCCAGGATGGTACCGAGATCGCGAATGGAGATCCGCTCGTCCAGCAGCGCCTGCAAGACACGCTGAAGACCGGAAACGGTAATCTGCGACGGCACCAGATCCTCCACCAGCTTGGCCTGCTCGCCTTTCAGTTCCTTCAGCAGTTTCTGGACATCGCCATAGGTCAGAAGCTCGCTGACATTGGTCTTGATCGTCTCGGTCAGATGGGTCGAGAGCACGGTTGCCGGGTCCACGACCGTATAGCCGCGCAGGGAGGCGTCTTCGCGGTACTGTGCCTCCACCCAGGTTGCCGGAAGGCCGAAGGTCGGTTCCGTCGTGTGCGTGCCCGGCAGTTTCACCTGACCGCCCGCCGGATCCATGACCATGTAGTGGTTCGGATAGAGAATACCGCGGCCAGCTTCGACTTCCTTGACCTTGATGACATAGTCGTTGGCACCGAGCTGGATATTGTCGAGGATGCGCACCGGAGGCATGATCACGCCCATGTCGCCCGCGACCTGGCGGCGCAGTGCCTTGATCTGTTCGGTCAGGATATCTCCGTCGCCCTGGGCCTTGCCGTTGATCAGCGGCAGCAGTGCATAGCCGAGTTCGATCCTGAGTTCGTCCATCTTGAGCGCATCGGTGATCGGTGGCTCCGGCGGCGGCTTCGGCGCGGCCTCGATCGCCTTTTCCTGCGCGACCTTGACCTCTTGCTTCTTCTTGTTCGCACCGACCCGGTAGGCCAGATAGCCCGCGATCCCGGCAAGCGCGAGAAACGGCACCATCGGCATGCCGGGCAGGAGCGCCAGGATGACCATGACGGCCGCCGACATGCCGAGCGCTTTCGGGTAACCGGTGAACTGGCTGGACAGCGCCTTGTCGGCCGCGCCGTGCACGCCGGCCTTGGAAACGAGAAGGCCGGCAGCGGTCGAAACGATCAGCGCCGGGATCTGCGAGACAAGACCGTCACCGATGGTCAGAAGCGTGTAGTTGTTGGCGGCTTCGGTAAAGCTGAGCCCCATCTGGGCGACGCCGATGAAGATACCGCCAAGGATGTTGATGAACGTGATCAGGAGACCTGCGATAGCATCGCCGCGGACGAATTTGGAGGCACCATCCATGGCCCCGAAGAAGGAGCTCTCGTCCTCCAGCGATTTCCGGCGCGCCTTGGCCTCGGCCTCGTCGATCAGCCCGGCCGAAAGGTCGGCATCAATGGCCATCTGCTTGCCGGGCATCGCGTCCAGGGTGAAGCGCGCGGCGACTTCCGCGATACGGCCGGAACCCTTGGTGATAACCACGAAATTCACGATCACCAGAATGGCGAAAACGATGATCCCGATGACGAAATTGCCGCCCATCACCAGGTTTCCGAAAGACTGGATGACGTTGCCGGCTGCCGCCGTGCCTTCGTGACCGTTCGACAGGATCAGCCGTGTCGAGGCGATGTTGAGGCCCAGACGCAGCATGGTCGCGATCAGGAGCACAGTCGGAAAGGACGAGAATTCAAGCGGCTTCTGGATGAACAGCCCCGTCATCAGGATCATGACGGAAAAGATGATCGACACGGCGAGGAACGTGTCCAGCATCATCGGCGGCATCGGCAGGATGAGCAGCGTCAGGATCACAAGGATACCGGTGGCAAGACCGACATCGCCCGTGCGCAACGTATCGATCACTTCCTGCACACCCGGCAGAGCCGAAAGTCCGCCGGCGGACTGCGGTGCCGCCACCGGTTTTTCGGGCGCGGGTTCAGGTGCCCCGCTCTGTCCGCCTGCTGCCGTGTCCGACATTATTGTTTCCGGTTCCTGACAGGCGATCGACTAGAAAAACCCACGCCGTGAGATGCTTGAATGACTGGTTTCAGGGACGCGCCTCGCCCGGAGCGGGCACGCTAATTCCTTCATCGGTATACTGATTCAGCTTGTTGCGCAGCGTGCGAATGGAGATTCCCAGAATTTTCGCCGCGTGTGTCCGGTTGCCCAGGCAATGGTCGAGCGTGTCGAGAATGAGATCGCGTTCCACGTCTGCCACCGTGCGGCCGACAAAGGATCTGGTGACGGCTTCGGCTGTCTCGACCGCGCGTTGCGCCGGGCCCCTGGAGACGGACAGGGGCGATCCGTCGGGCATGCGGATCGCCTCGACGCCGATCTCCGGGCCGGACGCGAGCAGGATCGCCCTGTGCATGGTGTTTTCAAGCTCACGCACATTGCCCTGCCAGGGATTGGACATCAGGGCCTGACGCGCCTCGACGGAAAGCGGGCGCTGGGGCACGCCGTTGGCTTCCGCGTAATGCTTGATGAAGAACTGGGCGAGCTCCATGATGTCCGCCGGACGCTCGCGCAGCGCCGGCAGCTTGAGATTGACGACATTCAGCCGGAACAGGAGATCCTCGCGGAACTGGCCCTGCCGGACGCTCTCGGCAAGATCCCGGTTGGACGTCGCCAGGATCCGGATGTTGACGGCGACCGGACGCGTGCCGCCGACGCGGTCGATCACGCGCTCCTGAAGCGCGCGCAGCAGTTTGGCCTGAAGCCGCACATCCATTTCCGAGATCTCGTCAAGGAGCAGTGTGCCGCCGTCGGCTTCCTCGAACTTGCCGATGCGCCGTGCGACGGCGCCGGTAAAGGCACCTTTCTCATGACCGAACAGTTCCGACTCCAGCAGATGCTCGGGAATAGCGGCACAGTTGATCGAAATGAAGGGTTTCGAGGCTCGGTTGGAGCACTTGTGCACGTGCCGGGCGATTACCTCCTTGCCGGTACCGGACTCGCCCGTGATCAGGACGGATGCTTCCGATGGCGCAACCTGTTCGGCCAATTTGACGACATTCGCCATCGCCTCGTCGCGATAGATGAGATCTCCCCGCTCCTGTGCCACGGCATGAAGCACGGCGGCGATCATCTCCGGATCGGGCGGCAGGGGAATATATTCCTTGGCCCCGGCGCGGATGGCTGACACGGCAGCCTGCGCGTCCGTTTCCACGCCGCAGGCCACCACGGGCACATGCACCCGTTCGTCCTGCAGTTTGCCGATCAGCCCGGCGATGTCGAGATGGACTTCAACCATCAGCAGATCGGCACCGCGGCCGGATCTGAGCACCTTGAGCGCACCTTCCACGTCATCGGCGTGGGTGACCTGCGCGCCCCCCTGCATGGCGATCTTCGATGCAGTTGTGAGTTGACCGCCTAATGTTCCGACAATGAGCAGACGCATCTGAGTAATCCTATCGGTCGGTCTTGATGATTTCCGTCATGGTGACGCCCAGCTTGTCCTCGACCAGGACAACTTCACCGCGCGCGACCAGGCGGTCATTGACGTAGATATCGATTGCCTCCCCGACCTTGCGGTCAAGTTCCAGAACGGTCCCGGAGGCGAGCTTCAAAAGCTCCGACACATGCATGCGGGAATGTCCGAGAACGGCCGAAATCCGGACTGGGACGTCAAAAACGGCTTCCAGATCCGCAGCAGAATCCGCCGAGGCGACATCCTCGTCCTCAAGACTGCGTTGCGGAGCTTCCAGTTCGTCAAGCGGGATGTTGGTGTCTTGCTCGTCGCTCATGCGTCAGTTTCCTTTTCCGCTCCAGGCGCGGATGAAGTGCCTTTCGTGCCCGCGCCGCGTGCGCGCAGATAGCTGCGAATGCTTGTGTCGATTTCGTTTTCGAGCGCTTTCCGGTCACGCTTGATGCCGCCGTCCGCCCATTCGATGTGGCAGTCTCCACGACCGATTTCCGGCTCGCCGAGGATCACGAGACGGCCGTCGAAGCCCTTCTCGTGCACGATCGGGTCCACCCGGGACTTGAGCCCCTCAACGTCTTTTTCCGCAATCCGGATGACCAGGTGAGGCGCCTTCCTGAGCGGCCCGAGACATTCTGACACCAGCGCCACGGTTTCCGCCAGCGGCTGGCGCGCAATCAGGTGTGCACAAAGACGTCTGGCCACAAGAAATGCGAGGCCGACGGCATCTTTTTCCTGCACCGCCAGCCCGTCGTCGATCTGTCCGATCGCCTCGCCGACGACATCGACCAGCCGGTTGACCTCCGCCGTCAGCAGGGTCTCCTGCTTGCTCTGAAGATCCTGAAGCGCCTGTGCCCGCCCCTCATCGAAGGCCTGGGCCTTCGCATCGGCAAGCAGCTTTTCATGGTCGGCCAGGGGAATGGAAGGGATATCCGGTTCGGGCGGCGCAACGACTTCCGGCTCCTCCGGCTCGGAGAAGTCCATGTTGAACAGAAATTTAGACGGGTTGGTCATTTTGCCCATTCTGTTTTCGGTATCTGCCTGTCGCCCGAGTGTCATCAGTAGATGATTTCCTCATCGCCCTTCGACTTGGAAATCATGATTTCGCCTTTCGCGGCCAGATCCTTTGCCTTGTTCACCATGCCGGTCTGCGCCTCATCGACATCACGCAGCCGCACGGGACCAAGCGCGTCCATATCGTCCTCGAGCAGTTTCGCCGCACGCGAAGACATATTGCCGAAGAAAAACTCGCGGGCCGTGTCGGTGGACCCCTTGAGAGCGATGGCAAGCTGGTCTTTTTCCACGTGACGCAGCAACGTCTGACAACTTGCCGCATCCAGCTTGAGCAGATCGTCGAAGGTGAACATCAGCGTCTTGATCCGGTCCGCTGCCTCGCGGTTGTCCTCTTCGAGCGCCGCGAGGAACCGCGCCTCGGTCTGCCGGTCGAAATTGTTGAAGATGTCCGCCATCATCTCGTGGCTGTCCCGGCGCGACGTGTTGGTCAGGTTGGACATGAATTCGACCCTGAGCGTCTGCTCCACCTTTTCAAGGACTTCCTTCTGCACGGCGTCCATGCGCAGCATGCGGCTGACCACTTCAAGCGCGAGTTCTTCCGGCAGGATGCCGAGGACGCGCGCGGCGTGGTCCGAGTTGATTTTCGACAGCACCACGGCGACAGTCTGCGGGTATTCGTTCTTCAGATAGTTCGCGAGAACATTCTCCTGAACGTTGGAGAGTTTTTCCCACATGTTACGACCGGCCGGTCCCCGGATTTCCTCCATGATGACCGACACTTTGTCTCCGGGAAGAAAGTTGGCCAGCAGGCGTTCGGTTGCGTCCACATTGCCGGTCAGAGCCCCTCTTGAGCTGACCCTGCGGACAAAATCCTTGAAGAGGTTCTCAAGCATGTTCGGTGTCACCGGCCCAAGATTTGCCATCGCCGCCGAGACCTGACGAACCTCGATTTCGTCGAGCTTTTCCCAGATGGGTGAACCGTGCGATTCCCCGAGCGCAAGCAGCAGAACCGCCGCCCGCTCGGCACCCTTCAGTTCACGGTCTTCCTCATCCGCGCTGATCGTGAGGTGTTGTTGAAGTTGATCGCTTACCATCAGGCCGCCTGCTCATCCAGCCAGCCGCGCACGATGGTGACGGCTTCGGTCGGGTGATCCTTGATCATGTCGCCCACTTTCGCGATCGAACTCGCCTGCATTGCCCCTTCCTGCTTCGCCTGCTCCAGCCACTCGATCACGAATTCGTCTTCCATATCCTCGTCCTGCGGCACGTCCGTCTCGACGACCAGTGTTCCGTCGGGGCCGATCATGAGCTCCTGCGGCTGTTTTTCTTCCGGTGTGACGATGCGGCGAAGCAACGGCCGCACCACGAACAGGAGCAGCAGGATCGTGATCAGGAACAGAACCCCGAGTTCGGCGAACCGGATGATATCGTCCCGCGTGAACTCGAACAGTCCGTCGCCTTCCACCAGAAGATCGTCCTGGGGCGGGAGTGCGAATTGCAGATTGACGACTTCGACAAGGTCACCTCGATTTTCGTCGAAACCGACGGCCGAGCGCACCAGCACCGCGATACGGTCGAGCGTTTCCTGCGGGCGCGGCGTATAGACCGAGCTGCCGTTCCCGTCGGGCTCGTAGGTGCCGTCGACCAGAACCGCCACGGACAACCGCCTGACCTGCCCGGCCTCCACGACCTCGGTCCGTGTCGAGCGCGAAATCTCGTAGTTGACGACCTCCTCGGTAAGGGAAGCCGTGTCGCGCCCGTCATCCTCCTGCGGCACCTGCGCGTTCGGAAGCTGGTTCCCGGCTGTCACCTGCCCGTTGCGTCCGATGGAGGACGTCGCCTCTTCCTTGGTCTGCGTCGACCGCACGACCTGCCCCTCCGGATCGAAGGTTTCCGTTGTTTCGGTGAGCCGGTTGAAGTCGACCTCCGCGTTGACGCGCACACGTGCCCGCCCGGGGCCGACAATCGAATTCAGAATTTCCTCGACCTGGTTGCGCAAGCGGCCTTCGATGGCAACCGTCCGCTCCTGAAGCGACGTGGACACCATGTCCTCATCGCTGGCGCCGGCACCGGACGCGAGCAGTCTGCCGCTTTCATCGACGATCGAAACCCGGTCCGGATCCAGACCGTCCACGGCCGTTGCAACGAGGTGCTGAACCGCTCGGATCTCACCCGGGCCAAGCGCACCGCGCACATTCAACACGATCGATGCGGAAGGCGGGCGGCGGTCCCGCTGAAACAGCTGGCGCTCGGGGATCACCAGGTGAACGCGCGCCGCCTTGATCCGGTCCAGCGATCCGATCGTCCGCGAAAGCTCGCCTTCCATCGCCCTCAGATGATTGATGTTCTGAACGAAGCTCGTTGCGCCGAGCGTGTCGCTCCGGTCGAAGATCTCATAGCCGATGGAACCGCCGGTCGGCAGACCTTCGGCGGCAAGCTGCATCCGCAGCCGTGCGACCTGATCCTTCGCAACGAGAATGGTGGCACCCTGGCGGGTGAGCTGAAACTGGACGCCCTGGCTCTCGAGCTGACTGACGATCGCAGCGGAATCCTCAAGGGTCAGTTCGTTGTAGAGCGTGGTCATTTGCGGCGCGGTCACGCGAAGGATGATAAAGGCGAACACGCCCACGAGGATGGCCGCAACGGCTCCCATGGCGGCAATCCGCGCCGGACCCAATGTCTTTATGAATTCAACTATGCCGTTCACGAATGCCCGCCCGCATCTGAAACATGTCCAAGCCGTTATTGTTGGAGTCGGCTCGACACGCCACACCCTCGATGGGCAAAATTTGCCGCCCAGACGGTTAACAACTGGTTAACGGTATCAGGCCCAATTTGGCTAAACGGCGATTTTCCGGGATTTCTGGATTTGCAAAACGCGAGCGAGGTGGGGAAAAAATGCCCACTTCATTAACTTTTGGATAAACCCGGGATCAGGCAGGGCAAATAAAAAAGGCCGGAATGACCGACCTCTTCAATCGAGCCGCGACACGGCCCGTATTTCGCTGATTTCAGAGGCTCAGCCCCGGTATTGCTGGATGCGCGTGGCGCGCAGACCCGCAAGTCCATGCTTTTCGATGGAACTCTGCCAGGAGAGGAATTCCTCCACCGTCAGGGTATATCTCTGGCACGCCTCTTCGAGGGACAGTAGTCCTCCGCGAACTGCGGCGACAACTTCGGCCTTGCGACGAATAACCCAACGCTTCGTCGATGTTGGCGGCAGATCCGCAATTGTAAGCGGACTACCATCGGGGCCGATGACATATTTTACACGCGAACGAATTTGTTCGGTCATTGTACTCTCACACTAACCATGACCAAGGTGAGATGAGACTACAAGACGACGCTTAACAAACGCCTAAAGCAAAATTGTGTTTTTATTAACTATAAAATCTAAATTTAGTGAATGATATTTAGGAAGTCGCAAAGAAAAAATCTAGAGTTATTAACTGTATTGCATGGTTCTGTTAACCATGAATTCCCGCATGTGCATTTTGCGAGGCAGATCGAAGGAAATGCAAAGCGCAGAGTTGGTGCAAGAGGGGCGCGGCCCGGAAAAAATATGCTCACACTCACCGGTTTTCCGGCGAAACGGCAGATCAGGCCGGAAAAACCGGCCGATTTTCCTGAAAAAACGCTCCAACCGGACAGAAATCCGGCTTGGGGCAGCGTCAGGAGGGAGCAGAGACGGATGTCACCGAGGAGATGGGAACGCTCTGACCGCCCACATTCAGAACGACTTCCGATCCGGAGAGGTCGACGCTGTCGACGATGCCCTTCGTCTCTGTCCTGACGGTTTCCCGGTTGCTGGCGGCATCCCGTACATCGAACGAGATCGTGTAAAGACCATCGGGGGCTTCGCCGCCGGCGGACAGCTGACCGTTCCACGTGACGGTTCCCGAACCTGCCTTGAGATCCGCATCGCCGGTGTAGACGACCACTCCGCTTGAATTGCGGACTTCGTAGGTTCCTGTCGCATCTTCGCTCACGTCATAGGTCCAGGTCGCCTGGCCGCCGGACAGCGTGGTGGTGGATGCGTCGGCCGTCACCTCGTTGCCGATATAGCCGACATAGCTCATGCTCATGTTGCTACCGAGCATGGCGATGATCTCTTCGAGGTTCTTGTTCTGCTGGATCGACTGTTCGACATTCGAATATTGCACCAGCTGGCTTGTGTATTCAGCCGAGTCCATCGGATCGAGGGGATCCTGGTTCTGGATCTGCGTGGTAAGAATGCTCAGGAACAGCTCATAGTTGGCCATCAGCCCCGACTGGCTGGCCGTGCTGGTGCTCTGAGAAGTGCCAGTCGTACTGGAAGAAACGGTTGTCACGCTATGCTCCTTGGATGACCCGTCATCCCGTTCGTCATATCTTCACGTCGAGGCCGCCGCGGCTCTCGGCAAGTGTCAGCCGGATGATCTCTTCGGTCTCCGGATCCAGGTCTTCGCCCTCCGAACCGCCCGCGCCGTCCGCTACGGGTGCACCCTGGTCGCCCTGGCCGTCACCGGATGCAAAGCCCCGTCCACCGTCCTGTTTCAGTGAGAACTGAAGGTTCTCGGAATTCGTGCTGAGCCCGGCAGCTTCCAGGGCCCGCTCAAGGCTGCGCTGGTCGCGCAGGAACATGTCCAGGGTCTCCGGACGCTCCACGATGAGATGCGCCTGTACACCGCCGTCGGCGCCGACGCGCATGCTGACGTCAACGCGGCCAAGTTCCGGAGGATCGAACCGCATCTGGAAGCGGGTCTGACCATTCTTGAGATGTCTGGCAATCTCCGCGGCGACCTGCGTCGCCACCTGTCCCGACTGGGCCTGACTTGGGGTCTGCAGGCTCTCGTTCCTGACGGCACCATGCGTCTCGCCACCGCGCACGGTTGCGGCGAAATCACCCGTCGTTGTGAATTCAACCGGCTTGGTGAGGGGGTCCGGGTCGTCAACGGGAGCCTGGATTGCCAGCGCGGTGGCGGCCAGCGGACCGGCCGCCG
This region of uncultured Roseibium sp. genomic DNA includes:
- a CDS encoding sigma-54 dependent transcriptional regulator, whose protein sequence is MRLLIVGTLGGQLTTASKIAMQGGAQVTHADDVEGALKVLRSGRGADLLMVEVHLDIAGLIGKLQDERVHVPVVACGVETDAQAAVSAIRAGAKEYIPLPPDPEMIAAVLHAVAQERGDLIYRDEAMANVVKLAEQVAPSEASVLITGESGTGKEVIARHVHKCSNRASKPFISINCAAIPEHLLESELFGHEKGAFTGAVARRIGKFEEADGGTLLLDEISEMDVRLQAKLLRALQERVIDRVGGTRPVAVNIRILATSNRDLAESVRQGQFREDLLFRLNVVNLKLPALRERPADIMELAQFFIKHYAEANGVPQRPLSVEARQALMSNPWQGNVRELENTMHRAILLASGPEIGVEAIRMPDGSPLSVSRGPAQRAVETAEAVTRSFVGRTVADVERDLILDTLDHCLGNRTHAAKILGISIRTLRNKLNQYTDEGISVPAPGEARP
- the mtnA gene encoding S-methyl-5-thioribose-1-phosphate isomerase; the protein is MNVDGKKYRTIWLAQDGGSVEIIDQTKFPYAFEIIKLHTMEDAAHAIRVMQVRGAPLIGATAAYGVALAMRADSSDEALHNACSALLQTRPTAVNLHWALDRARKSLIQVEPALRAVAAFTLANEICDEDIGINMAIGMHGMELIAAISETKRKGEPVNILTHCNAGWLATVDWGTATAPIYMSHDGGIPVHVWVDETRPRNQGAFLTAWELGHHGVPHTVIVDNAGGHLMQHGQVDMVITGTDRTTASGDVCNKIGTYLKALAARDNDVPFYVALPSPTIDFALSDGVREIPIEERAGTEVSKMTGRTDRGDIQTINIVAEGSDVGNPAFDVTPARLVTGLITERGVLKPNRRAIAEAFPERVKMSA
- a CDS encoding flagellar biosynthesis protein, yielding MPKVGNYVQRDYHSRYRSQGKSTWSDYNQAWSKRREASAQKMQELRALASNFNIIGTQAAQANTAFVFQNRNQAGPYANATAVAARVNVLV
- a CDS encoding FliH/SctL family protein; protein product: MTNPSKFLFNMDFSEPEEPEVVAPPEPDIPSIPLADHEKLLADAKAQAFDEGRAQALQDLQSKQETLLTAEVNRLVDVVGEAIGQIDDGLAVQEKDAVGLAFLVARRLCAHLIARQPLAETVALVSECLGPLRKAPHLVIRIAEKDVEGLKSRVDPIVHEKGFDGRLVILGEPEIGRGDCHIEWADGGIKRDRKALENEIDTSIRSYLRARGAGTKGTSSAPGAEKETDA
- the fliG gene encoding flagellar motor switch protein FliG, which gives rise to MVSDQLQQHLTISADEEDRELKGAERAAVLLLALGESHGSPIWEKLDEIEVRQVSAAMANLGPVTPNMLENLFKDFVRRVSSRGALTGNVDATERLLANFLPGDKVSVIMEEIRGPAGRNMWEKLSNVQENVLANYLKNEYPQTVAVVLSKINSDHAARVLGILPEELALEVVSRMLRMDAVQKEVLEKVEQTLRVEFMSNLTNTSRRDSHEMMADIFNNFDRQTEARFLAALEEDNREAADRIKTLMFTFDDLLKLDAASCQTLLRHVEKDQLAIALKGSTDTAREFFFGNMSSRAAKLLEDDMDALGPVRLRDVDEAQTGMVNKAKDLAAKGEIMISKSKGDEEIIY
- the fliN gene encoding flagellar motor switch protein FliN produces the protein MSDEQDTNIPLDELEAPQRSLEDEDVASADSAADLEAVFDVPVRISAVLGHSRMHVSELLKLASGTVLELDRKVGEAIDIYVNDRLVARGEVVLVEDKLGVTMTEIIKTDR
- a CDS encoding GNAT family N-acetyltransferase — translated: MPDQTLNLTGYTDVPDGKIAFVVTFLEMLEAPAKPLAPARDDVELVRWHEPNLTAYRQLFRQVGEDWIWFGRLTHGDEELRQMLADPARENYLPMQGGTPIGTLELEFGNPEEPELSYFGLVPGAIGGGLGRWLMAQAVDIAWSRPETRRLWLHTCTGDSPQAMKFYTSCGFKPYKRSIEIDDDPRLLGLYPHDTAPHVPVIKG
- the flhA gene encoding flagellar biosynthesis protein FlhA, which encodes MSDTAAGGQSGAPEPAPEKPVAAPQSAGGLSALPGVQEVIDTLRTGDVGLATGILVILTLLILPMPPMMLDTFLAVSIIFSVMILMTGLFIQKPLEFSSFPTVLLIATMLRLGLNIASTRLILSNGHEGTAAAGNVIQSFGNLVMGGNFVIGIIVFAILVIVNFVVITKGSGRIAEVAARFTLDAMPGKQMAIDADLSAGLIDEAEAKARRKSLEDESSFFGAMDGASKFVRGDAIAGLLITFINILGGIFIGVAQMGLSFTEAANNYTLLTIGDGLVSQIPALIVSTAAGLLVSKAGVHGAADKALSSQFTGYPKALGMSAAVMVILALLPGMPMVPFLALAGIAGYLAYRVGANKKKQEVKVAQEKAIEAAPKPPPEPPITDALKMDELRIELGYALLPLINGKAQGDGDILTEQIKALRRQVAGDMGVIMPPVRILDNIQLGANDYVIKVKEVEAGRGILYPNHYMVMDPAGGQVKLPGTHTTEPTFGLPATWVEAQYREDASLRGYTVVDPATVLSTHLTETIKTNVSELLTYGDVQKLLKELKGEQAKLVEDLVPSQITVSGLQRVLQALLDERISIRDLGTILEGVSEATGMTRNTDTIAEHVRSRLGRQICASNLSPGGYLPLIALSPQWEQAFLESIVGEGDDRQLAMQPSKLQEFVGKVRDAFEEAAQQGEVPVLLTSPQTRPFVRSIVERFRAHTTIMSQAEVHPRIKLKTVGSI